Genomic DNA from Xiphophorus hellerii strain 12219 chromosome 16, Xiphophorus_hellerii-4.1, whole genome shotgun sequence:
gttattgtcttcattttatttgcattaattttCAATTTGTTGTAAATACTTTAGCAAAGCATATGAATTTACCAACCTGAATGATGAATAGTTTCAACTCtaagacatgaaaaaaatgtatgcaagATGTTTTCGTTCTCTTATCCATGCTCAGAAGAAAACCATCAGCATACATTTGATTGAATTGGAATAATCAGAACATTATGCAGTTGTGACAGCCGCCAAATATTGAAGGACAGTGCCAGACGAAAATAGATAGTGCTTTGCTGAAGAGAGAATCTTGATGCTAGGTTGAACAAATGTGATATTAGAAATGTGACAGACAGAACTGGAAGTGCAGACATCTAGTTTAGCTCATTTAAGGGTGACGCAAGACCCGGGCCGAGAGTAAAACTTGTCATCCATTTATCTAAGGCAGTTCCTCGGAGTCAGAAAGTTCGGAAAGTGATTCTCTGAATCCCTGTTTTTGCACTCTAAAGTTCAGACCAGTATTTTATGCAATTTTCCAAGTTTGCAGCAGTGTCCTCATAATAATGTTACCTTACCTCATGTTAAGCAATGCGGAAGCTTTGTCCTCACTAATGAAGATGCACTTTGGCTTCCCAAATGCTTGAAGtagcttaaaatgtttttgatcacTCATAAAAAACAGGGTTGACTTATAAATTGCACATTCTACTAGACaagattattttacaaaatgcccttattttttacaattagtcacatgaaatacatttgaaataagccaacattaataaaaaaaacagataaacactGTAATAGCAGCTCAACGTAAAGCTCCTATGAACAATCTTAGGATGAAATTGAAGACTGATTGTACAAACTCCCCTAAGTCATGATGAGGAACTGCTGACCTAGCATGACTTCataaaagcagtaaaattaTTATGAGCATGTTTACGgcttcataaaataaaaccaacgtCAAGGTGTACAATTTACACCTTTCATATAGTCAACATTAATTTGCTCTGGCATACTaaacttttatgcattttgtcacatttttaatatatttagtAGGATGCCATGTATTTTTGTTGACCACATATTTTATAAGTGTACATTTTGGTCAAAGCAAGAAggcttaatatttttttcttgactttgacttttaaTTCCAACTGTACATTGTGATATTAGTAGCTGTCTCTTCAGTTTTGTAgcctattattattttttgtaacctTTCTAATATGCATAAAGTTACaggtgttgtttttatgttccaGTTGGAGCATTTCCCcgatgaaagaaaaagaaaagcattttgaaatgttcttagaaggggaaaaaaagctctttCCAACTTATTCacgtttttttctctctctctctaggGGACTGATGCCACGCACACTCGACAGCCAGATAACGCTAGAGAAGACTCCCAGCTATTTTGTGACCAGAGAGGCACCTCACCGCATCTCCAGCATGTCTCATGATACTAAGCTGATTGTTGTGGTACGAAACCCTGTCACCAGAGCCATCTCTGACTATACTCAGACTCTATCTAAGAAGCCCGACATTCCCACATTCGAAGAGTTAGCCTTCAAAAACCAAAGTTTAGGTCTTGTGGACACATCTTGGAACGCCATTCGAATTGGAATGTATATTCTTCACCTGGAAAACTGGCTGCAGTATTTTCGACTGTCACAGATGCATTTTGTGAGCGGTGAGCGGCTGATAACGGACCCAGCGGGGGAAATGGGCCGTGTCCAGGACTTTCTAGGGCTGAAACGGATAATCACGGACAAGCACTTCTACTTCAATCGAACCAAAGGTTTCCCCTGTTTAAAGAAGCCCGAAAGCAGCAGCCAACCTCGATGCCTCGGCAAATCCAAGGGCAGGACTCATGTACAGATTGAGCAGGAGGTCATAGAGCAGCTGCAGGAGTTTTATAGACCTTTTAACATCAAATTCTATGAGACTGTGGGACAAGATTTCAAGTGGGATTGAATGTACTTTAAACAAAAAGAGAACAGTTTATAAAAATGCCTACCTCTGAAAACAAGTTAACGGAGAAtacctttaaaatatatttaactgaGTAATAAACAGAGTTCATACTATGATCCAATAAGTGGTATTAAgaatataaatctataaatatggGTTTATCCTGTGGGTCATCTGGGGAgaagtgtaatttatttattgatacataaaatatataccAAACAATTTTTCTTCCCATCAGCAtaccaattaaatatttttcaatctATTTTAATGGATCAACTTATTTACCAAATAACGTCACAAAGCTGTCCCACCATTTGCTGTCACCATCCATACAACCATGACGgagcttaaatatttattatccAGATtccttatttattcattatttccTCTGAAAATGATCTGCTGTAGTTACTATTAAAATGAGCACTCCACATGAAGTCGCCTCAAAATGTCagatgaataataaaataagtcagttttttctgcagttaaacttgtttttattgcagaCATAAAGTGTGGAAAACAGAATTGAAAAATACAGTgagaaacaacaaattaatcaaagatCTGCTTTAACTTTTATATACATGTTTGAATTTGGTggactttttctgtgtttgtattcCTATTGTgatcatcaaaataaaagtcctaaataccaaaaacatttattggcaatatttttttgtcagtaagGGTGCATGGAAAAGACACATTTTATGGTGTCTTTTTAAGTATAAGACCAAATTTTCAGAAATCTAACATCTTATACACTTTTCCACAATTTTATAAATCACACTCTGGTCATGACtgttaaaaaatgtctgaatacTATGACTGCAAAGTTGCTATGACGTAGCCTTTTATTTATGTCtatgtcaataaataaaatgtcaaattaatgaTATTGTTCTACTAGTTTAAAACTCAGTCACCGATCTCGCTTGGAATCTTTAGAGCACTAAaatatcttgattttttttttttttttgaaactcTGCTTTCTGATACTTAAACAAAAACGAGAATAATAACAAGCAAAGAACATATGTAACTCCTCCTTTCTGCCTGACGAGATCATGACAGAGTGATTTCTGTGAGCTGGTTAGGACTAACTCAGCATAAAGTTTTAAGAGAGAGATTGGAAAAATGACGTCCAGACACAAGAAAATACACTAACCCAGCACTAAGTGAAAGcctaattaaaataacaaagcaTGGATCAACTCAGTTAAAGTTTGGTTGTGAAATTGATTTCCATTAattgttactttttgttttgtacacATCCAGTATAATCTTAAATTAAGTCTcgtttttgtctctgtgcttCTGCTGTAGAGAGCAGAACCCAGAACCTTTGCATGATAGACTGTGACAGAGAACAGCCAGCCAACTTATTCAGAGAGAACAGCTGTAAAGCCTGACAATCCCTCCAGCTAAAGAAGAAGAGCTGAGGGCAACAATTcaaaaaaatggattttgaaATCTCTCCCAGTGTCTgctggagacaggcaccagTCCCCCTGCAGTGACAAGCAGGTATAGACCAGGGATGCCCAAGTCCAGTCATAGAGAGTTGGTAACACTTTGTTACCAGGCCTCTGCAAAGCAAAGGGATTTCCGTCAATTGATATACACTATTGGAGAATAAATGTATCCAACAGATGCGGGGTAGTAGCTCTACAAGACCAGGCTTAGTCACCTCAGGTCTAAAGGGCAGAGTTTAGGacctttttgttggtttttgttgttgtttttgtttcatcaatGTCAGCCTTCCAGCCTACCCATGCAAATTCTTTAGAAAAGCATATATTGGCTTCATAAATTACTGAATGACTTGACTTGAAAGACTCTGAGGTAAAAAAGACAGAATCAGAGCTTAAAGTTTGTCCCTGAAGTAAAACTGGGATGACAACATAACTTCTACACacagagtgaaacaaaaatgtactttttagtGACTATTCATCCATATCCCACCGAGAAGATTATATGGAACATACCGAATTACTGAGCTTGACAGTTTCCAGCGATCctgttaaaagttaaaatgttccTTTCCAAATGCTTCTCTGCATGTCTTGATGTCATTTTCGTTCAcaacccttttttttcttgacagaTTTAATGTTGTCACTGCTCTGAATGGCTCTCCGTGCTGAGCAGCTGCATTAACCTCTTGATTTTTCACCCTGAAGCCAATCAGAGTTGTCATTAATGATTTCCATCAACGCATCTTTGACAAGGAAGAGCTAGGGAATTTCTGAAGGGGGTAATAATGGGTCCagtatctggaaaaaaaaacaataatgctTCAGAATCAGAGTAATAATAGACTCAAACTATCTGCATGTAAATTTGCATTATAAGCTCAAAAGTTGTCACGTAGATTCCCACAGCAAAATCGCACAAGACCTCTTAGTAAGGTTAGACTTTTCAGCATGTGGGTTTTATGTAAAACCAGAACATCTAACAGGACCATTTGTTGCTAGTCCTCATGGGTCAAGACCCTAAACTGGGTCTTCTTTTAATCCTTTTAATCATTATAGTATGCTAATGATGATTTGCATTGACTTTTGAATTGACTTTTGAATTCAAGATGCTCTAAACTGGAAATAACAAAATCATCTTACTTTAAGCGCATgtccatttaaaacaaaaagtttagaaaaatgattaattttatattagtttttaattaatgaaaactTAGAGCATAACTTTATATAAGAAATCAAGGGGATCAATAACAAAATCCCCAAAGTCAAGGTATATTTTAGGAATTAAATACAACTACTAGAGCTAAGATCTTGTTCATGTGtcttttcaattttatttttttcttccactaattataatgcatctatttatttgattcaggtgtggaCAAACCAGAGTTTCCCAGCTCTGAAGGCAAACACTTTCAGCTTAACATATTTAACTTTAACATAGttacataaaaataactaatatttCTCCATATGACAggattaaaagaagaaaatcacaCAGACTGAAATCGGTGAAAACTAACACCAGTTTCTGTATGCCTGGGCTACTGCATGAAAGATTTCTCTGACTTTATCTATCCACGTTTCACTTTTATTGCTTAATCCCCTGCTGCACGCCTGTGAGTCCAGGCGCCTTATCCAGGCACGGTTAGACTAATGTGCTAATGCGACAATGTGACCCACCATATTAAGGAAATTGGGTATTCACTTGCTTTCCAACTGATGAACTCATGTCTGTTGGCCAACAGCAGTATTTAAACTGTCATTTGAGATattctttattaatatttgattaaCCTGCCAGTGCTGTCTGCAGCTGGCTGCTACTTAGTGAGCCATCAGCAGACATACCAGTTTAGGAATAAGCTCAACTTTATCTCCGTTCAGTTAATTATAAGTTTTCCCCAAGAATGCTTAGGGCTGGATGACATGGCACTAAGGAAACTCTTCTCCCCCACACACCACATGACACTTAATGTAtactttaatgtttaattaatcCTATACAttgcttctttctgttttaatcatAAAACATCAGATTAATATTTTAGTCACTTTTTGTAACTCCTATAGAGGATCATAGGATTAtattgaaatacttttttgaatattttcctaGGACATCAAATCTAACACCTGCAATGTCACTTGTGTATATATTGTAATAACTCCTCATTATAAAGAAACAAAGGTTCACTGGAAAACTAAAAGCTGTCTGACTGACCACTCTAACCTTCAACGTAAATACCAAAGAAGCTGTTGTAAATGTCATGAACTTTGAAAGACTCTGAGGTAAAATAAACCTCTGGCGCTCATCAGAAATGTCTAACAGTTCATACTGGAATCCATTAAGCGAGAGCGCATTTATTTTCCACTACATTAAATGAAGACATAATGAATCCAAAAGGCTTTTATAACTGCTGCTGCTAAAGCTCTTAAATTTAACACCAAACATCTCAAAGAGAAACAGCTGTGAAATATGAGATCACAAAATTAAAGactgacacaaaacaaagaTCATTTAAAGGGCAAATATCAGATTTCAGAACTGGAAAACTTAAGACATCCTGAAAATTTGAAATACTGATATCTTACAATTGGCTATCCCCCTTTTTCAAGGCAAAACGttattttcatgtcattttctgACAACAAAAGGCAGTCTGAACTCGATAGATACTTTAAGATATAAATGGTGACACAGCATCTGTAACCAATTTTCCTACTCTGTATTGTTGTCAACAAAAACAGACTGTTTTCTTAACAAAAACGATCCTTTAAACAGATGCTGAATCAATGTGTGGGCACTAATTGATGACACAAGATGGAATGAGcacttttactttaaaaaattagcaaaaagtATGAGTAAGCTTCACGAAAAAGTTAGCAGGTTAAAAGGACAGACTTCTACTCACCCATCAAACAcaatctgtctttgttttgctttgatttaagGAAAGAAGTACCCCAAGGGCAGGTCCAGAGGATGAAACACAGTTCATGACACAGCTAGAACGGATAGCCTGAGAAGAGATTCAACAGTCAAACTATCGAGGTGACCCTTTGTGTTGTTTGTAAGCCTTCAGTCTATCCGATAAGAAAAGGCATTATGTGTCCATCAGTATGAAGGTTTCTGCTACAAATCTCAATAAATCTCCATCTGCTGTCTTAAAACTCTTCTCTGGAATGCTTAACAATGACAATTAAACAACTACTGCATGGCTCACTAATGTAAATGAGGCTTTCCCTGTGAGACGGTTGTTCGGAGAAAAGTGAGTCCAGACACTAGTATGCATCCCAATGACACATCTGGTCAGAAAAGGAGCAGATATTACATCTACTTAAATGAATCCAAACTTTTGTGttctaaaataaagttttttgttaTAAGTGGCATTTTATTACTGTGGTGAACAAAAGTATAACAACCATTTTACACTGGCACCTACCTAGTACTCAGCCCTGCTAGGTTATAAGGGTTTTCCACAAATAACAATTACTTGGTATCACCCCCATTTTCAGAACCGACTGTGCTGAGGTTCCAAGCATGTGAGTTCAGGCAAAAAGAGCAGCATCAGAAGACCATCAGTCTCTTGCTGTGTCACAAGATCGACTCACACGCTCCTTTACTTCTCCACCACGACCTTTCCTGGCTGAGCATATATGTTCAAAATATCGTCCATGTTGGCTTTGTTGCATTGTATTTGTGTGGCAAACAGATCATGtcgtcctacttttcagactcTGGGGCTGTCCACTAGATGTTTTACTCAATTGTAATGGAAATCCAATTCAACTCTGTAGGGTAGGGCAGAGTTCCTCTTAGAATGccaacaaaactgaactcatCATGGAGTCCTTTTAAATCCCCGGATACGGTGCCAGTATGTTAGGTTTCCAAGCTTGATGTTCTAAGACAACGTTTCCCCTGATTTTCATCACCATACTGAATAAATAATCATATAAATCATCATCTAAACAACATAAATTAAAGCTGGATactttattattactattttacaTGAGGATGACAATTGTTTTATACTTTGATGTCTGAGTTCAGTGTTCCAAATGTAGCATTCTTGGAAAACCTAGAATGCTAGGTTGTCCTGTGCTCAAGATTTCTTTCAgggtttgtttgctttttaatttccaGATTTGCAAAGGGAAATAAAGCCtgatcaaaataaagaaaaaaaaaatcagtagatctaaaaaaatacaaggaaaaaataatatCAAACATGATCAAAACATAATATCAAAAAATAATCTGCTCAATACATTCATTGTAATATTTGAAGTGCTACACTGTGAAATTTTTCAGGTTGGCTAAACCTTTATGGCATCGCTTGACAATTCCGTGTGTAACAGATTTCTGCCTTGTTTCTTGCTGACAGGTTCAGTTTCAACAATATGACTTCTACTTGTGGAGGACAGATTTGAAGTATTTATATCGAGACATCTTCTTGTCCCCATTAATGAGCCAAAGCCATGCCAGATAATGATCGTGTTCGCTTTTTCCAATGGACAATGAGAACAGACGTTCTGTTGGATGATTCGAAACCTAGCAGCCTGTAACCCCTCCAGAGGAAATCTCATTAAATACTAAGATGGCATGCAAGCTAACCTCTATCTGCATCGATGCACCTTTTGAATATGTCATCAGTACCCAGTTTTTTTCCCTGGAACTGTCACTGTGCATCGTCGTGTACTTCAAGCAGTTTCTCTGAATTAAAagcagttgaaaaaaaaaaaaaacatatctccTCTGCAGATGAATCttggtactttttaaaaaaatatatcaatgtGTTTCCAATTTCTTCAAGCCTGATGCAATGCAAATGGCAAAATCTGCACTAAACTTATAAGTTTCCCATTAGGGAAGAACATACATGATCACTGTCGAGTAGCCatacaaacatgcacacagcTAACCATCGCAAACCTTTTCCACTCACCTCATTTCCTGTGGTCTGTTGAACATGCCTTACCTTCAGAAAAGGTCAAATTGAGAACAGTCCTCCCCGGAGAAAGAAGGCTAATTAGCCAGTAGCAATGGTGGATGAGTACCAGCTCCTGGGATACCACTCTCTGAggcaacaaataaatgttttcacatgtaAAGCTGGGATGTTGTCCTCTGAAACAGTAATTAGGAACAGAAAAgatcatattatttatttaaaacagttttttatgaGGTAATCAAGTAGCTGAGACATATTTAATCTCAAgacgttttaaaaaaaaaaatagtactgCTTGCcagttttatgcatttatttatttggtccTTGGCTTCACTTCATCTTTTATGCAGAGAATGGGTTTCTACGCAGGGCACCACATGGGGGATCGGatgttaaaaatttaaaataataaggTAATTAGCCCCCAACGTGCCCATGGTGTCCATGACATAAGCTCCTTGAAAAAATATTGCTTATAAATATTGGTACAAATTGCAAGACTGTTTCAGTAGCTCCATCTCTAGTTCATAATATTACATAGGTCTGGCtgtttactttaatattttttatgtgagTGTCTAATGATTTTTATGTCTGTCCttctgttttagtttctgtAAAGCTCTTAGTCTTACATTTCATCTTCTGAAAAGTGCTATGTAAATGTTACCTTCCCCCAACTCTAAATAGTCAAACTTGTATTTACTGTAATGAGTTCATCATCataaattatttcctttttattgttttgctacCAGGCATTAAATTATGAGTAAGTGTACGCAAACATTGCCCTAAAACATGACAAAGGAAACCTAATTTCTGGCAGAGAGCGTTGCTACGATGCGATCCATGTTTGTGCATAACTGCTTAATTTCTTCTTCCAGTTGCCAGGAAACAAGAGGAGTCTCCAGGATGTTATTGGTGCTGGCCATGAGACACTTGCGTAACTCTCCAGCTCAGTAAAAGATTTGaggtttgttattttcaaattttcgcTAACTAGCACCTTATTCTAGTTCtttataataacaaaaaagcTTTCAACACAACTGAAAGACTAAATTTTAGTAGTGATTTATTTCAGTGGATGCTGTTTTCCTCAAACAAGTCTCAAACCAGCAGtagatattttctgaaaatgcttTTGCTTGGTAAGTAGTacttttcaaaagaatattttaacagCTGTTTTGGAGGTTACAGTTTTGCAAGTTAAAACaatcattctgtttttttggCAGAAGAGAACCACGCTCTGGCCTCTGCCTTCTGTTTAAATGTGAGATCGTGAAGGAAGTCAATTCTCTCCACAGAATAACACCCAGGGGACTCCTGAAGGAAACGAAGGGACGGCAGCGATAACAGACACTCTCTCCAGGAGGCCTGATAAATGCAGCCAGCCTGCGTTTGTGAGATAATTAAAGTGCTTAACTAAGCAAACGTGGCCAGCAGCTAGTTCAGAAGAGCCAAAGTGACCAACACTTGCTTAAACTTCTACCACAAACAGGTCAAACCAaattatttacatacactgcatGAAGACACATTCAAACAtctaaaagacagaaaaggtttgaaaataaaaacttcttaGCGCAGACTCAGCTCTGAGAAGTATAGATtggagtaataaaaaaatatattttaatatatttttaatctataatGAATTGCTTCTTGCTCTCTATTATAGTACTCTGAGATGGCTACTTCTGCTCCAAAAGTTTCACATAGAGTGCATATTAAAGCCCCTTTCAAACTAAATCCAGTCactttgtgagaaaaaaatagtagCTGTACGGTTATACAAAATTTACACAGTAGCTAAATCACTGTTGCATCTTTGACACAGTATTGAAATCAttcttcatttgttttacttGCTGATCAATACAGTAAATGTGTGCTGCTTGTTTGGATGTAATTTGTTATTCCTGGGTGGGGATTTATGAAAGCtcctttaataaaacagaaacataaagctGCCGTGGTTGTTTTCAAGGTGTGAGTTAATGCCATTAGTGTCATACACATGAATGGagaatgagctcagctgatatATTGCCTCATTGGCTGTTACTGTGTAggcattttgaaagaaaaggggagaaaaaaaaaaacggctaAATGGTTCTTGAATATAACTCTCTGTAATTGTGTAACTAATGGCCTCACTCTGGAGAACAGGAGACAATAATCGGATCAAAGCCAAAGCCACTGAGATTGCCTCTGCCTGCCTGGGATAACGTCTCTGAGGGAAATTATCAGAGATTGTGGCAAAGCTTTTTGCAATCACACTTGCTGGGCTCTGGTGTAATGTGACTTATTAAAGCATTTCCATTGAATCATTAGTTTCACCGTTTCACTGAAAATGGGCTCACTCAGACAGTATCAGTCCATCTCATTCTTTTATCTGTTATCATCTCTGCTATCAGCaaccctcacacacaccccattaaatattttaagatatttgcagttcACTGCAGCTGCTCTGTGCTATAATGAGTCTTTTCTTACAGAGTTAAAAAGGTTGAATTTGCTGCATATAGTT
This window encodes:
- the hs3st2 gene encoding heparan sulfate glucosamine 3-O-sulfotransferase 2 is translated as MAQRLLTSANRVSARFAFIFTLSLSCAYLCYNIIFYRGAVMTNQTYDGKRCPPSKNAGGKKLLGKLDNCASLNVRSAFQRGSSDPRDQSKAQGPPGAHGTDANFKNMSVAQKYGNKKLPNALIVGVKKGGTRAVLEFIRIHPDVRALGTEPHFFDRNYDRGLDWYRGLMPRTLDSQITLEKTPSYFVTREAPHRISSMSHDTKLIVVVRNPVTRAISDYTQTLSKKPDIPTFEELAFKNQSLGLVDTSWNAIRIGMYILHLENWLQYFRLSQMHFVSGERLITDPAGEMGRVQDFLGLKRIITDKHFYFNRTKGFPCLKKPESSSQPRCLGKSKGRTHVQIEQEVIEQLQEFYRPFNIKFYETVGQDFKWD